In Pseudomonas sp. R76, one genomic interval encodes:
- a CDS encoding efflux RND transporter periplasmic adaptor subunit: MQLKPAVTALVTAVALASLLSGCKKEEAAPPAQTPQVGVVTIQPQAFTLTSELPGRTTAYRIAEVRPQVNGIILKRLFKEGADVKEGQQLYQIDPSVYDATLKSAQASLTQTKSITDRYKQLVDEQAVSRQEYDTAVANRMTAEANVQTAQINVRYTKVFAPISGRIGRSSVTEGALVSNGQADAMAVIQQLDPIYVDVTQSSAEMLKLRRDLASGQLEKAGENAAKVKLTLEDGTPYSQDGKLEFSEVSVDQTTGSVTLRAVFPNPDHTLLPGMFVHAQLQAGVNSKAILAPQQGVTRDLKGTPTALIVNADNKVEQRVLVANRTYGAYWLVEKGLNAGDRVITEGLQYVKPGAEVKVKPADNAKPADAGSAAPAAAAGKGE; this comes from the coding sequence ATGCAACTTAAGCCAGCTGTTACCGCTCTGGTCACTGCCGTCGCCCTGGCATCGCTGCTCAGCGGATGTAAAAAGGAAGAGGCGGCTCCGCCCGCTCAAACCCCTCAGGTCGGCGTGGTCACTATTCAACCGCAAGCCTTTACCCTGACCTCCGAGCTGCCGGGCCGCACCACGGCCTATCGCATCGCGGAAGTTCGGCCTCAGGTCAACGGCATTATTCTCAAGCGCCTGTTCAAGGAAGGCGCCGACGTGAAGGAAGGGCAACAGCTCTACCAGATCGACCCGTCGGTGTATGACGCCACCCTGAAAAGCGCACAAGCAAGCCTGACCCAGACCAAGTCGATCACCGACCGCTACAAGCAGTTGGTCGATGAGCAAGCCGTCAGCCGTCAGGAATACGACACCGCCGTCGCCAACCGCATGACCGCAGAAGCAAACGTTCAAACCGCCCAGATCAACGTGCGTTACACCAAAGTGTTCGCGCCGATCTCCGGGCGTATTGGCCGTTCTTCGGTGACCGAAGGCGCGCTGGTCAGCAATGGCCAGGCCGATGCCATGGCCGTGATCCAGCAACTGGACCCGATCTACGTCGACGTCACACAGTCTTCGGCTGAAATGCTGAAACTGCGCCGCGACCTGGCTAGCGGTCAGCTGGAAAAAGCCGGCGAAAATGCTGCCAAGGTCAAGCTGACCCTGGAAGACGGCACGCCTTACAGCCAGGACGGCAAGCTGGAGTTCTCCGAAGTGTCGGTCGACCAGACCACCGGTTCCGTGACCCTGCGCGCGGTGTTCCCGAACCCTGACCACACCCTGCTGCCGGGCATGTTCGTACACGCCCAACTGCAAGCCGGTGTGAACAGCAAGGCCATCCTGGCTCCGCAGCAAGGCGTGACCCGTGACCTGAAGGGCACTCCAACGGCGCTGATCGTCAACGCCGACAACAAGGTCGAGCAGCGTGTACTGGTGGCCAACCGCACGTACGGCGCCTACTGGCTGGTGGAAAAAGGCCTGAACGCCGGTGACCGCGTGATCACAGAAGGCTTGCAGTACGTCAAGCCGGGCGCCGAGGTCAAGGTCAAACCGGCCGACAACGCCAAGCCTGCTGATGCGGGCAGTGCTGCTCCTGCTGCCGCTGCCGGCAAAGGGGAGTAA
- a CDS encoding TetR family transcriptional regulator, with protein MVRRTKEEAQETRSQILDAAEQAFYERGVARTTLAHIAALAGVTRGAIYWHFSNKSDLLQALLDTLHEPLDELARASESEDEVDPLGCMRKLLIHLFHQVALDPKTRRINEILFHKCEFTDEMCDMRRQRQTHSLECNLRIGLTLRNAVHRGQLPENLDTTRGAVCMHAYINGLIGQWLLVPDSFQLHQEAERWVDAGLDMLRLSPSLRNLDKMRNCIQLCQQ; from the coding sequence ATGGTTCGTCGCACCAAAGAGGAAGCTCAGGAAACGCGCAGCCAGATTCTCGACGCCGCCGAACAGGCGTTTTATGAGCGCGGCGTTGCGCGCACTACGCTGGCGCACATCGCTGCGTTGGCCGGCGTGACGCGCGGCGCTATCTATTGGCATTTCAGCAACAAGTCCGATTTGCTGCAGGCACTGCTCGACACGCTGCACGAACCCTTGGACGAATTGGCCCGGGCCAGTGAAAGCGAGGATGAGGTCGACCCGCTGGGCTGTATGCGCAAGCTGTTGATTCATTTGTTCCATCAGGTGGCCCTGGATCCGAAAACCCGGCGCATCAACGAAATTTTGTTTCATAAGTGCGAGTTCACCGATGAAATGTGTGACATGCGTCGCCAGCGCCAGACCCATAGCCTGGAATGTAACCTGCGTATCGGCCTGACTTTGCGTAACGCGGTCCATCGTGGGCAACTTCCGGAAAATCTCGACACCACCCGTGGTGCGGTGTGCATGCATGCGTACATCAATGGGCTGATTGGCCAATGGCTGCTGGTGCCCGACAGCTTTCAGTTGCATCAAGAGGCCGAGCGTTGGGTTGATGCAGGGCTGGACATGCTGCGCTTGAGCCCCAGCCTACGCAATTTAGACAAAATGCGTAATTGCATCCAGTTGTGTCAACAGTAA
- a CDS encoding alkene reductase, translated as MTTIFDPIKLGDLELSNRIIMAPLTRCRADEGRVPNALMAEYYVQRASAGLILSEATSVTPLGVGYPDTPGIWSNDQVRGWANVTKAVHGAGGKIVLQLWHVGRISHESYLNGETPVAPSAIQPKGHVSLVRPLADYPTPRALETAEIADIVDAYRVGAENAKAAGFDGVEIHGANGYLLDQFLQSSTNQRTDNYGGSLENRARLLLEVTDAAIEVWGAGRVGVHLAPRADSHDMGDDNLAETFTYVASELGKRGIAFICSREKEAGDSLGPQLKKAFGGAYIANERFTKDSANAWLASGKADAVAFGVPFIANPDLPARLKADAPLNEAHPETFYAKGPVGYIDYPTLAL; from the coding sequence ATGACGACTATTTTCGATCCGATCAAACTGGGCGACCTGGAACTGTCCAACCGCATCATCATGGCGCCGCTGACCCGCTGCCGCGCTGATGAAGGTCGCGTGCCGAACGCGCTGATGGCCGAGTACTACGTACAACGCGCCTCTGCCGGGCTGATCCTCAGCGAAGCCACGTCCGTAACGCCACTGGGCGTGGGCTACCCGGATACGCCGGGCATCTGGTCCAACGACCAGGTACGCGGTTGGGCTAACGTGACCAAGGCCGTGCACGGCGCAGGCGGTAAGATCGTCCTGCAACTGTGGCACGTCGGCCGCATTTCCCACGAGTCCTACCTGAACGGTGAAACCCCGGTGGCACCGAGCGCGATCCAGCCTAAAGGCCACGTCAGCCTGGTGCGCCCACTGGCCGACTACCCGACGCCTCGCGCCCTGGAAACCGCTGAAATCGCCGACATCGTCGACGCTTACCGCGTGGGTGCCGAAAACGCCAAGGCTGCCGGTTTTGACGGCGTGGAAATCCACGGCGCCAACGGCTACCTGCTCGACCAGTTCCTGCAGAGCAGCACCAACCAGCGCACCGACAACTACGGTGGCTCCCTGGAAAACCGTGCGCGCCTGCTGCTGGAAGTGACTGACGCCGCCATTGAAGTGTGGGGCGCCGGCCGTGTCGGTGTGCACCTGGCACCGCGCGCCGACTCCCATGACATGGGCGACGACAACCTGGCGGAAACCTTCACCTACGTCGCCAGCGAACTGGGCAAGCGTGGCATTGCGTTCATCTGCTCGCGTGAAAAAGAAGCCGGCGACAGCCTCGGCCCACAACTGAAAAAAGCCTTCGGCGGCGCGTATATCGCCAACGAACGCTTCACCAAGGACAGCGCCAACGCCTGGCTGGCCTCCGGCAAGGCAGACGCGGTAGCCTTCGGCGTACCGTTCATTGCCAACCCTGACCTGCCGGCGCGGTTGAAGGCCGATGCGCCGCTGAACGAAGCGCACCCGGAAACGTTCTATGCCAAAGGCCCGGTCGGTTATATCGACTATCCAACCCTGGCCCTGTGA